AGGCCTCTACGCGGATGGTGAGACTTCTGTGACAGAGCCTGTCCTCTCCCGGAACCACACGGAACTTATGCTCCAGAATTTCGGCGCTTATGTAATGACCGCCCTTCACCCGGGGGGCAGCGCCACCGCTTACGTGGAGCCCTGTCAGGAGCTTTACGGCCAGCAGGTCTATGTGCCGGGGGACATTTCCTCCGCCGCTTACTTTATCGCCGCAGCTCTTCTCACCCCCGGCTCAGAGCTTCTCATCAAAAATGTAGGCACCAACTTCACCCGGGCCGGCTTCCTCAAAGTCTGTGAAGCCATGGGCGCAGACGTGACCCTGGTAAATAAAACCATTGAAGGCGGTGAACCCCGGGCGGATATCCTGGCCAGAAGCAGTTCCTTAAAAGGAACGGTGATCGAAGGAGAACTGATCCCCACCCTTATCGACGAGATCCCCATCTTGGCGGTGATGGCAGCTCTGGCGGAAGGGACCACCGTCATCCGGGACGCGGCGGAGCTGAAAGTAAAGGAGACCAATCGTATTGACACCGTCACCGCCGGGCTTGCCGCAATGGGCGCTAATGTCACCCCCACGGAAGACGGCATGATCATCGAAGGCGCCTCCTGCCTTACCGGAGCCAGGATCCAGAGCCATCTGGACCACCGGATCGCCATGGCCTTCGCCGTGGCCGGCCTGGCAGCTCAGGGAGAGACTTTCATCGAAGACAGCCAGTGCGTGGACGTATCCTATCCGAAATTCTTCCAGAAACTGGAACAATTATCTTGACGGGAACAAGGAAATGAACGTGCAATGAACGAAACCTTTATGAAAGAAAAACCCGTCTTCCCCCTGATCCTGTCCATGGCCATCCCCATGGTAGTGTCCATGCTGGTCAATTCTCTCTATAACATCGTGGACAGCTTCTTCGTGGCCCAGATCAGCGAAGACGCCATGACCGCACTCTCCCTGGTCTATCCGGTCCAGAACTTCTTAAATGCGGTGAGCATCGGCTTTGGCGTGGGGTTAAATGCCGTCATCGCCTTCTACTTAGGCGCCGGGGACTATAAAAAGGCAGACATGGCCGCATCCCAGGGCATTACCCTGTCCGTGATCCACAGTGTGATCCTGACCATCGGGTCCATTGCGGTAATGCCGGTATTTCTCGAGATGTTTACCTCGTCCGCTTCTATCCTTAAGCTGGGGCTGCAGTATTCACGGATCGCCTTCGCCTTCACGCCGGTGATCATTTTCAACCTGATCTTCGAGAAGATCTTCCAGGCCGTAGGCAATATGAAGGTGAGCATGATCGGCCTGATGACAGGCTGCGTGGCCAACATTATCCTGGATCCCATCCTGATCTTCGGCCTGGGTCCCTTCCCCGTGATGGGGATCCACGGAGCCGCCCTGGCCACAGGCATGGGCCAGGCGCTCACCCTGATCTACTATCTCACCGTCTACATCAGACGGCCCATCCAGGTCCGGATCCGCAGATCCTGCCTGCGGCTTACCCGCCAAATGGCAGCGCGGCTCTATGCAATCGGAATCCCCGCCACCTTGAACCTGGCCCTGCCCTCTGTGCTGATCTCCGCCCTGAACGGGATCCTGGCCGCTTATTCCGGCGTATACATCCTGGTCCTTGGCATCTACTACAAGCTGCAGACCTTCCTCTATCTGCCCGCAAATGGCTTCGTCCAGGCTATGCGTCCCCTGATCGGATACAACTACGGCGCAGGGGAACACAAACGGGTCTCCCAGATCTACCGCATCGTCCTTGCCATGACCAGCGGGATCATGCTGGCAGGAACGGTGATCTGCCTTGTGATCCCCGGATGGCTCATGGGGCTTTTCACCCATACGCCGGAGACGGTGGCCGCCGGCGAGACGGCTCTCCGGGTGATCAGCGCCGGATTCCTGGTGTCCTCCGTCTCAGTCACCTCCTCCGGCGCCCTGGAGGGACTGGGGAAAGGAACCCCCTCCCTGATCATCTCCTTGTGCCGCTACCTGGTCCTTATCATCCCGGCCGCATTTGTCTTAAGCCGGATCTTCGGACCAGTAGGGGTATGGAACGCCTTCTGGGTGGCAGAGGCTGCCACAGCCCTTGTCTCCCTGGTTGTCTACCGGCAGGCGCTTCACCGGGCATAACCGGTCTTGCCGGTCCTATCCGATCCTGCCCTCATCCAGATATCCGGCCAGTTCTTTGGCATAGTAGGTGAGGTAGCTCTGGGCCCCGGCCCGGAATGCCGCCACCGCGGTCTCGCATACGATCTTGTCCTCCTGGATCCAGCCCTTCTGGGCGGCCGCCTTGATCATGGCGTACTCTCCGCTGACACTGTATGCAGCCACTGGAAGCCTGGTCGCCTCACGGACTCTGGTGATCATATCCAGATAGGCAAGGGCCGGCTTCACCATGATGATATCCGCCCCTTCTTCTTCATCCAGGAGCACCTCCCGGATCCCTTCCCTGCTGTTATGATAATCCATCTGATAACTGCTCCGGTCGCCAAAGGAAGGCGCTGACTCCGCCGCGTCCCGGAAGGGCGCGTAGAAACCGGAGGCGTATTTCACCGCATAGGACATGATGGGGGTATTCTCATATCCTTTTTCATCCAGCAGGGCGCGGATTGCCGCCACCCGCCCGTCCATCATGTCAGAGGGGGCCACCATATCGGCGCCTGCCTGCACCTGGGAGAGGGCGGTCTTGGCCAGCAGCCGGATGGTGGGGTCGTTGTCCACCTCCCGGCCGCGAAGCAGCCCGCAGTGTCCGTGAGAGGTATACTCGCACAGACACACATCTGTAATATAGTAGAGATCCGGAAACTGTCTTTTGGCTTCCCTGAGGGCCCGCTGGATGATCCCGTCCTGGGCGTAGGCCTGGCTGCCCTGCTCATCCTTCTCCCCGGGGATCCCAAAGAGCATCACTGAGGGCACCCCGGCCTTTGCCACCTGCTCCAGCTCCTCCGGCAGACGGTCCACACTGTACCGGTACTGCCCCGGCATGGAGGGGATCTCCTCCCGGATCTTCTCTCCTTCCCGCACAAACAGCGGATAGATGAGGGAGGCTTTTTCGATCCGCGTCTCCCGCACCATCCGGCGCAGAGGTTCTTTACTTCTCAATCTCCGTGGTCTCTTGATCATGATCTTCCTTTATCCTTTCTATCAATGCCGTCAGGCTTTCTATGGTTGCTTCTTCTGCGATCCGGCAATCCAGTCCGTACTCCCTTGCCCGCCTGGCAGTCTCCGGCCCGATACAGGCGGCTTTGCGCCCCTTCAGGTTCTCCTGCCCTGCCATCCGGGCCAGCCCGTCGGCAGTGGAGGCGCTGGTCAGCACTACGCAGTCGATCCTTCCCTCCTCCAGTTCCTTCCTTATATCCACGGTCTGGGATTCGGGATACAGGGTCCGGTAAATGGAAATATCATCCACAGCCGCCCCCGCCTCTTCCAGAAGAGGAACCAGTTCCGGATTCCCCCGCTTTGCTCTTGGCAGAAGGATCCGTTTCCCCCGGATGTCCTCCCCGGCCAGTGCTCTCCCCAGGGAGACGCCATCATAAACCTGGGGCATAAGATCCGGGTAAATACCTCTCTCCTCCAGGGCCTTCCCGGTTCCTTCCCCGATCACCGCGATCCGGATATGGCCCAGACGGCGGACGTCCGCTTTCCGCCGCTCCATGTCTGCGAAAAAGATCCGGACTCCTGCCGGACTGGTAAATACCAGCCAGTCATAGGCCTCCAGATGGGAAATGCAGTCCCCGATCTTCTCATCCTCTTCCACGGGAACAAGCTCTACAGCCGGCGCCTCCAGCACCTGGGCCCCCAGGGTCCTCAGCCGGCCGGCCAGCGGTTCCATCCGTTCCCGGGGTCTGGCAAGCAAAAGCCGCATCCCCATAAGAGGCAGCTCCTCATACCATCCAAGCTCTTCTGTCAGGGCGCACACCTGGCCCACCAGGATCACCGCCGGCGGACGGATCCCGGCGGACACCGCCCTCTCTGCCAGATCTTCCAGGGTCCCTATAACCTTCCTCTGATCCGCAGTGGTTCCTTCCTGCAGGACAGCTGCCGGCGTCTCCGGCTTCATGCCTGCCCCAAGGAGCCCGGCCGTGATCTCCGGAAGCGCCGCCACTCCCATCAGGAACACCAGGGTCCCTTCCAGAGCGGCCAGCGCAGGATAATCCAGCGCCTCTTCTCTTCCCTGCCGCTTGTGGGCTGTGATGATATGTACCGAGGAGGCGCAGTCTCTGTGGGTCACCGGGATCCCGTTATAAGCCGGCACCGCCAGGGCTGAAGTCACCCCCGGCACCACCTCAAAAGGGATTCCTTCCTTAGCCAGGACCATTGCTTCCTCTCCGCCCCGGCCAAAGAGAAAGGGGTCTCCCCCCTTCAGGCGTACCACCTTATTTCCCGCCCTGGCCTCTCTTACCAGGATTTCCTGGATCTCCTGCTGGGGGATGAGATGACGTCCCGCCTGCTTCCCTACATTAATGAAACGTTTTCCATCCCCGTACCGGGCAAGAAGATCCGGATTCACCAGATGGTCATAGACCACCACCTGGGCCTCCTTTAACACCTGTTCCCCTTTTACCGTGATAAGGCCGGTATCTCCCGGGCCTGCGCCCACCAGCCATACCTTTCCTTCTGTCATCTTATTCTCCTTGTCTTCCCGCCGGCTCCTGCTGCCGGGAAGCAGCCTCTCTTAGCTCTTCCGCCAGGGCAGAACCCATCCCGGTCGCCGCTTCCAGCGCCTCTTTCCTGCTGCCGATCCAGTAGTTCCCGCTCTTCTCGTCATAATAGAGTCCCCGAAGAAGGAGCGCCCCCTCCTCCAGTTCTCCGTAGGCAGCCACCGGAGAGGAACATCCTCCTCCCAAGGCCTGGACAAATGCCCGCTCCTCCCGGGCGATCCGGCAGGCAGCCGGGTCTTCCAGCGCCTGGATCAACTCCAGGCCTTCCTCTTCCCGCATGGTCACCGCCAGCGTTCCCTGGCCTGCGGCCGGCAGCATTTCTTCTGGTTCAAAGCACCGGAAGATCCGCTCCTCCAGCCCAAGCCTTCGAAGACCTGCGGCCGCCAGGATCAGCGCGTCGTATTCCCCCTTATCCAGCTTCTCAAGCCGGGTTGGCACATTTCCCCGGATATCCTTGAATCGGGCTTCCGGGAACAGCTTCTCTGCCTGCAGCTTACGCCGGAAGGAAGAGCAGCCGATCACTCCCCTGCCGTCCCAGGCTTCCTTCCCGGAAGGCAGTACCAGCGCGTCCCTTGGATCTTCCCGCTGTGAGAAGACCGCCAGCCCAAGGCCCGGGGTGACTTCCATGGGCATATCCTTCAGGCTGTGGACCGCCAGGTCGATCTCCCCTTGCAGAAGCGCAAGATCCAGTTCCTTGATAAAGACTCCTTTGCCTCCCAGGCTATCAAGGGAAAGGTCCTGGCGCCGGTCTCCGGTAGTCTCCATGGTCCGGATCTCTAATTCCAGTTCCGGAAATGTCTCCTTAAGCCTCCTGGCCACAAGCTGGGTCTGGATCCTGGCAAGCCGGCTGGCGCGGCTTCCGATCACAAGTTTCTTCTTCATTCTTTTACTCCTTATCCAGGCTGTCCAGAGCCTGTTCCACTGCCTCCCTGGCTTTTCTCGCCTTCCTGTGGCCTGCGCCGGAAGCGCAGATGCCTGCCACCAGTTCCCCCCGCTTTACCACAGCCGGGAAGAAAAAGTCGCACAGTTCCTTCTTATGAGCCACGTTTACCAGGATCCCCCTGGCGCGGCACTCTCTGGCCACCGCTTCGTTGCAGGCCGGATCGTCGGTTGCCGCAAGGGCCATCTGGACCTGGGGCAGTTCTTCGTGGATCCCGGGAACGTAAGTTCCCTGGAGCCAGTGGATCCTTCCTTCCTCTGCCAGGACCTCTAATTCCTCTGTCGCCTCCGGAGCCACAACCCAGATGTCCGGGGTGAAGGAAAGCAGGGTCTTAATGCGTCGCCAGGCAATCCGGCCGCCGCCCACCACCAGTGTCTTCTTTCCTGAGATATCAACAAATAACGGAAAATATGATCTGTCCATGTCTTTTTAAGCCTCCGTCTCATTTTCTTCTTTTGACCTATCCATCATATCATATCACCGGAAATGTGCAACTGATTTTCACCGGGAAACCGGGAAAGCGAAACAGCAGACTACGCCTGGATCATCCTCCCACAGTGCTGCAGCTTTCAGCCGCACTGCGAAGGGGAGGGCTCCTTCCGGCATCCCTCCCCACACCCAGAACTTTGAAAGAACTGGAACTTCATATTGATCAGATCTCATCCAACGGATAGATCGGCCTTCGCACATGACGATAAGTAAATACCTCCGGACTCTGTGGCCCAAGGGCTGGCAGTTCGATGTCGTAGATCTTCTTTGCCACTTTTCCAAAAGAAGTGCGGAAATGAACGGCTGATTTGACCATCAGGATTTTGAAATCCTCCGGCATGATCCCGTTGCAGCGCAGCGCTTCCATATCCCAGGGCTGTGTCCGGACGCTGGACACCACCACCCGGGCGCCGTCAATGTCCAGAACCGCGCATTTCCCAAGGTTCCCGGGAAGTCCGGGATTATAATCCCGGTTGATGAAACGACCGTCGGTGATCGCCCGCACATACGCTGTGCACGCAATGGGGTCTCCGGCAATTTCCGGACAGATCTTTCCCCCCAGACGGATCCGGACCCTGGTCCCCACGCCGCTTGCGTCCGCCTGCTCTACCGTCTCCGGGTCATAGATGATAACTGCTGCCACCCCCTCTGTCTTCCGTTCCAGCAGCCGGCGCAGCATATGAGTCCCGTCTCCGGTGGCTCCGGAACCCGGGTTATCGGAAATATCCGCAAATACGACCGGAAACTCTCCTTTTTCCAGCGCATCGTCAATGGCTTTATCAATGTCCCAAAAACTGCGGCGCAGATTGGCCCGGTCCTCCCAGATCCTGGCCGCAAATCCATCGCAGATCTCCTGCGCTTTCTCCAAATCTCCATCTGTAACTGCCACCACTGACAGGCAGGTCTCTTCAATATCTGAAGCAAAAAATCCGTGCAGCACATTGACATTGATGATATTCCCTTCTCCCCGCAGTGCCTGAGCTTCTGCAACATATCCAGCCATACAGGGCTCCGCGGTAGGCATATAGGACAAAAGAAAATCCAAAGGATGATAAGCCATCGTCGGATGTACCCGTCCTTCCAGCGTATCCCACATACATTTTGCCGCCCGCATTCCGGCTTCATAAGTATCTGTGTGGGGATAATAATCATAAGGGAAGAAGGCATCCGCACAGGTTACCATCCGCCGGGTCAGATTACAGTGCAGATCCAGCGAAGCGATGACAGGAACTTCTGAACCCACTTTGCCCCGCAGTTCTTCCAGAAGCTCCCCTTCTCCGTCCTGGCAGCCCTCCA
This window of the Massilistercora timonensis genome carries:
- the aroA gene encoding 3-phosphoshikimate 1-carboxyvinyltransferase, which produces MSVRKITPGNHLRGELTVPGDKSISHRAVMLGSIAQGTTEITNFLKGADCLSTIRCFRQMGVSIEEKPDCILVHGRGLRGLTAPDGTLNTGNSGTTTRLMSGILAGQRFSSLLSGDASLNSRPMKRIMDPLGQMGARITSVNGNGCAPLSIHPGDLHGIAYTSPVASAQVKSAILLAGLYADGETSVTEPVLSRNHTELMLQNFGAYVMTALHPGGSATAYVEPCQELYGQQVYVPGDISSAAYFIAAALLTPGSELLIKNVGTNFTRAGFLKVCEAMGADVTLVNKTIEGGEPRADILARSSSLKGTVIEGELIPTLIDEIPILAVMAALAEGTTVIRDAAELKVKETNRIDTVTAGLAAMGANVTPTEDGMIIEGASCLTGARIQSHLDHRIAMAFAVAGLAAQGETFIEDSQCVDVSYPKFFQKLEQLS
- a CDS encoding MATE family efflux transporter, which translates into the protein MNETFMKEKPVFPLILSMAIPMVVSMLVNSLYNIVDSFFVAQISEDAMTALSLVYPVQNFLNAVSIGFGVGLNAVIAFYLGAGDYKKADMAASQGITLSVIHSVILTIGSIAVMPVFLEMFTSSASILKLGLQYSRIAFAFTPVIIFNLIFEKIFQAVGNMKVSMIGLMTGCVANIILDPILIFGLGPFPVMGIHGAALATGMGQALTLIYYLTVYIRRPIQVRIRRSCLRLTRQMAARLYAIGIPATLNLALPSVLISALNGILAAYSGVYILVLGIYYKLQTFLYLPANGFVQAMRPLIGYNYGAGEHKRVSQIYRIVLAMTSGIMLAGTVICLVIPGWLMGLFTHTPETVAAGETALRVISAGFLVSSVSVTSSGALEGLGKGTPSLIISLCRYLVLIIPAAFVLSRIFGPVGVWNAFWVAEAATALVSLVVYRQALHRA
- the hemB gene encoding porphobilinogen synthase translates to MIKRPRRLRSKEPLRRMVRETRIEKASLIYPLFVREGEKIREEIPSMPGQYRYSVDRLPEELEQVAKAGVPSVMLFGIPGEKDEQGSQAYAQDGIIQRALREAKRQFPDLYYITDVCLCEYTSHGHCGLLRGREVDNDPTIRLLAKTALSQVQAGADMVAPSDMMDGRVAAIRALLDEKGYENTPIMSYAVKYASGFYAPFRDAAESAPSFGDRSSYQMDYHNSREGIREVLLDEEEGADIIMVKPALAYLDMITRVREATRLPVAAYSVSGEYAMIKAAAQKGWIQEDKIVCETAVAAFRAGAQSYLTYYAKELAGYLDEGRIG
- the cobA gene encoding uroporphyrinogen-III C-methyltransferase; translated protein: MTEGKVWLVGAGPGDTGLITVKGEQVLKEAQVVVYDHLVNPDLLARYGDGKRFINVGKQAGRHLIPQQEIQEILVREARAGNKVVRLKGGDPFLFGRGGEEAMVLAKEGIPFEVVPGVTSALAVPAYNGIPVTHRDCASSVHIITAHKRQGREEALDYPALAALEGTLVFLMGVAALPEITAGLLGAGMKPETPAAVLQEGTTADQRKVIGTLEDLAERAVSAGIRPPAVILVGQVCALTEELGWYEELPLMGMRLLLARPRERMEPLAGRLRTLGAQVLEAPAVELVPVEEDEKIGDCISHLEAYDWLVFTSPAGVRIFFADMERRKADVRRLGHIRIAVIGEGTGKALEERGIYPDLMPQVYDGVSLGRALAGEDIRGKRILLPRAKRGNPELVPLLEEAGAAVDDISIYRTLYPESQTVDIRKELEEGRIDCVVLTSASTADGLARMAGQENLKGRKAACIGPETARRAREYGLDCRIAEEATIESLTALIERIKEDHDQETTEIEK
- the hemC gene encoding hydroxymethylbilane synthase encodes the protein MKKKLVIGSRASRLARIQTQLVARRLKETFPELELEIRTMETTGDRRQDLSLDSLGGKGVFIKELDLALLQGEIDLAVHSLKDMPMEVTPGLGLAVFSQREDPRDALVLPSGKEAWDGRGVIGCSSFRRKLQAEKLFPEARFKDIRGNVPTRLEKLDKGEYDALILAAAGLRRLGLEERIFRCFEPEEMLPAAGQGTLAVTMREEEGLELIQALEDPAACRIAREERAFVQALGGGCSSPVAAYGELEEGALLLRGLYYDEKSGNYWIGSRKEALEAATGMGSALAEELREAASRQQEPAGRQGE
- a CDS encoding bifunctional precorrin-2 dehydrogenase/sirohydrochlorin ferrochelatase codes for the protein MDRSYFPLFVDISGKKTLVVGGGRIAWRRIKTLLSFTPDIWVVAPEATEELEVLAEEGRIHWLQGTYVPGIHEELPQVQMALAATDDPACNEAVARECRARGILVNVAHKKELCDFFFPAVVKRGELVAGICASGAGHRKARKAREAVEQALDSLDKE
- a CDS encoding M81 family metallopeptidase, whose product is MKKTVLIAEFKHETNSFMPEKSGVEAFRARDWFFGDEILQVFRGVKNELGGFLDFFQDVAECRLVPVLAFNAQPGGIVTREVFETARTTLLEAIDREEQVDGILLALHGAMVVEGCQDGEGELLEELRGKVGSEVPVIASLDLHCNLTRRMVTCADAFFPYDYYPHTDTYEAGMRAAKCMWDTLEGRVHPTMAYHPLDFLLSYMPTAEPCMAGYVAEAQALRGEGNIINVNVLHGFFASDIEETCLSVVAVTDGDLEKAQEICDGFAARIWEDRANLRRSFWDIDKAIDDALEKGEFPVVFADISDNPGSGATGDGTHMLRRLLERKTEGVAAVIIYDPETVEQADASGVGTRVRIRLGGKICPEIAGDPIACTAYVRAITDGRFINRDYNPGLPGNLGKCAVLDIDGARVVVSSVRTQPWDMEALRCNGIMPEDFKILMVKSAVHFRTSFGKVAKKIYDIELPALGPQSPEVFTYRHVRRPIYPLDEI